A stretch of DNA from Oscillospiraceae bacterium:
TGTGCGGGCCTTTTGCGCCGCATTCTAATGCGACCAAGCTGCGCACCGCGGTCATCACACGCACCGTCGCGGCAAAGACCTTGGGGATGTAATTCCGGTCGGCAAGCACCATTGCTGTATTGCCGAAGCCGCAGGCTGTGTCGCCGCTCGGAATCGCGCCGGTTTTTTCGCCGATCTTCACAATTTCGGTCCAGAGTTTGTTCATATCTCTACAACCGAGAATCGAAAGGGCGAACAGGGACTTGGCGATATCGCAGTTGACAACCGCATCGTCGTGGACTTCCTTGCCGCCGACCGATTCGATGGCCATAAAGTCCGCACCGGCTTTCGCGCTGCCCTCGAAAGTCGCCAGCATGTTATCCCAATGGGAGCCGTGCCACATATGCTCCAACCCTGCGCCTTCGCGAATGTCATTGGGTGTGATGCGCACCGCGCCTTTGATGCCGTGTTTTGCCTCGTGTTCCCTGATCACGTCGACGACGGTTTTACAGACCTCGATGCCCCACTCCGGATGAAAAGTCATCGGCGGCAGCGTCTCGATCTCGGCCACAAAGCCGGGCACTTCCAACGCTTTTGCCCGCTCGCAGATCCCCTCGGCGATTTCGCGGTAGTTGCGGATGACCTCGGGCATGGTGCCCGCCTCAATCTGCATCGGGGGCAGCGTGAAGTTGATCTCGGGATAAAGGGTGCCGTTTCCGATCGAAATACCGTTTTTCAGCGTAACCGGATATTTTGCGCGTGCATAAACGAAATCGTCGATGTTGTCATATGCCGTCTTGGTAAATGTCGTTTTACTCATAAAATTCGTTGCCGCCTTTCACAAATTAAAGATAAAAAATCAATAATAAAAAGGGTTCATGTGATATTTCCTATCACGATAATAGGATATCACATAAACCTATCAATTTGCTATGAATATAGTATGAATTTTAGTAATCTTGTTGCGAATCGATTCTCAATGAGTATACAACGTCCGAAACTCCCGATTGATTTGTGAAATCTCTTTTTCTCCGTCAATGTAGGGTTGGTACATCTCCCACGGGTCTCCGAGACCGGTCAGCCCGTCGCAGAGCGTGCAGCCCTCACAGGCGTCGCCGCAGACGTTCAGCGACCGCTTGATAATCTCAATCCGCGCTTCGCGCGTGGTGTCTTTGATTAAAATGGAATCGGTCATGTTATCCCTCCATATCGGAACAAATAATGCCCCCGCCCAATACAATGTCTCTATCGTAAACCACCGCTGCCTGACCGGGCGCGACAGCCCGCTGCGGCTCGTCGAATTCGATGTGTACGCTGTTTTCGCTTGTTGAAGTGATCGTCGCCCATTGTTCGGGCTGCCGATACCGAATACGCACTTTGGCGCGCAGCTGTTCGGGCGGATATTCATATGCGATCCAGTTGAAGTCCCCGACATTGAGTTCCTTTTTATAAAGAGTTTCGTCGGACCCGAGGACGACTTCATTTTCTTTCGTCCGCTTTTCGCAGACATACAGCGGCTCCGGCGCAGAAATCCCCAGCCCTTTGCGCTGACCGATCGTATAGCGGATCAAGCCGCCGTGTTCGCCGAGTGTCTTCCCGTTTGAATCGACAAACCGCCCCGACGGATATCGTTTGCCGGTATAGTCCTCGATCACTTTTGAGTAATCGCCGTCGGGCACAAAACAGATGTCCTGGCTGTCCTTTTTACGGGCGTTGCAAAACTCCTGTTCCTGCGCGATTCGGCGGGTCTCGGTCTTCTCGGTCTTCCCGAGCGGAAACTTCGTGTGCGCAAGCTGTTCCTGCGTCATGGCATATAAGACATAACTCTGATCCTTGGAAGCATCCAGCGCTTTTTTCAATAGATATCTGCCGCTGCTTTGCTCAATGCGCGCATAATGACCTGTGACGATGCAGTCACACCCGAGTTCCTTTGCACGTCCATAAAGCCGTTCGAATTTTAAAAACCGGTTGCAGTCGATGCAGGGATTCGGGGTTAACCCACGCTCGTAGGCATCGATGAAACGGTCAATCACCTGCGTTTTGAAATCACCGGTAAAATTGAACACATAAAACGGGATACTGAGCCGAAAAGCGACGGAGCGGGCGTCTTCGGCGTCCTCCAGCGAACAGCAGGTACTCTCCCGCCCCTCAGCGTCGCCGTCGAATAAGCGCATCATCGCGCCGATGCAGTCATACCCCGCCTGTTTCATCAGATACGCCGCGACGCTCGAATCGACGCCGCCGCTCATCGCAATCAGCGCTTTGAGCATTTAACAACTGCCCTCTTTACACTTGTTATCCTCACAGCAGCCGCAGCTCTCGCAGTCGGGGAACAGCGTCTTGTCGTAGTCGATGTGGTTTTTGCGGTAGTAGTCCGCGATGGCGGCCTTAATGGCCTCCTCTGCCAGTACCGAACAGTGCAGCTTGTGCGCGGGCAGCCCGTCAAGCGCCTCCGCAACCGCTTTGTTGGTCAGCGCGAGCGCTTCGGAGAGCGGTTTGCCTTTGATCAACTCGGTCGCCATCGAACTTGACGCAATTGCCGAGCCGCACCCAAAGGTCTCGAATTTGACGTCGTCGATGTTGTTGTCCTTGATTTTTAAGTAGATTTTCATAATGTCGCCGCACTTGGCGTTGCCTACTTCGCCGACGCCGTCCGCATTTTCGATAATGCCGACATTCCTCGGATGCTTAAAATGATCCATGACTTTTTCACTGTATAACATATGGTTTTTTTCCTTCTTTCAAATCGCGCCAAACCGGAGACATGTTTCTCAAATACTCCACAACC
This window harbors:
- a CDS encoding methyltransferase MtaB domain-containing protein, which produces MSKTTFTKTAYDNIDDFVYARAKYPVTLKNGISIGNGTLYPEINFTLPPMQIEAGTMPEVIRNYREIAEGICERAKALEVPGFVAEIETLPPMTFHPEWGIEVCKTVVDVIREHEAKHGIKGAVRITPNDIREGAGLEHMWHGSHWDNMLATFEGSAKAGADFMAIESVGGKEVHDDAVVNCDIAKSLFALSILGCRDMNKLWTEIVKIGEKTGAIPSGDTACGFGNTAMVLADRNYIPKVFAATVRVMTAVRSLVALECGAKGPHKDCGYEGVYIKAITGTPIAMEGRVAACAHLSPVGNVALSLADLWSNESIQNIKLLGGMAPTVAFEQLVYDCRMMNEGTARGKQTALLLRDICADSDSKLDPQAYVLRPNVVLDISKELVKTDGYYARTKRAAELVLEAMRKGVNADRLTLTQREKDWLEKLSDQIEDLPEDEQEFVAAVLPECDKLDPKKYDLKI
- the nifU gene encoding Fe-S cluster assembly scaffold protein NifU, which produces MLYSEKVMDHFKHPRNVGIIENADGVGEVGNAKCGDIMKIYLKIKDNNIDDVKFETFGCGSAIASSSMATELIKGKPLSEALALTNKAVAEALDGLPAHKLHCSVLAEEAIKAAIADYYRKNHIDYDKTLFPDCESCGCCEDNKCKEGSC
- the mnmA gene encoding tRNA 2-thiouridine(34) synthase MnmA, with the translated sequence MLKALIAMSGGVDSSVAAYLMKQAGYDCIGAMMRLFDGDAEGRESTCCSLEDAEDARSVAFRLSIPFYVFNFTGDFKTQVIDRFIDAYERGLTPNPCIDCNRFLKFERLYGRAKELGCDCIVTGHYARIEQSSGRYLLKKALDASKDQSYVLYAMTQEQLAHTKFPLGKTEKTETRRIAQEQEFCNARKKDSQDICFVPDGDYSKVIEDYTGKRYPSGRFVDSNGKTLGEHGGLIRYTIGQRKGLGISAPEPLYVCEKRTKENEVVLGSDETLYKKELNVGDFNWIAYEYPPEQLRAKVRIRYRQPEQWATITSTSENSVHIEFDEPQRAVAPGQAAVVYDRDIVLGGGIICSDMEG